A region of Drosophila suzukii chromosome 2L, CBGP_Dsuzu_IsoJpt1.0, whole genome shotgun sequence DNA encodes the following proteins:
- the LOC108011913 gene encoding LOW QUALITY PROTEIN: uncharacterized protein (The sequence of the model RefSeq protein was modified relative to this genomic sequence to represent the inferred CDS: deleted 1 base in 1 codon) encodes MNFIIFPSIRSNSRLELRWSVRKLQTGNRKRSNIRSSRTRRLGRMSNSWPEDELDTEAQEMQQQQQQQRPHKDNIAGGFTLIRLTIDKRGDLFSGSKS; translated from the exons ATGAATTTCATAATTTTCCCATCAATACGGTCCAACAGCCGGTTGGAGCTACGTTGGAGCGTTCGTAAACTCCAAACTGGCAAC CGAAAGCGTTCAAACATCCGCTCTTCCCGCACGCGCCGCTTGGGAAGAATGTCCAACTCTTGGCCGGAGGATGAGCTGGATA CTGAAGCACAGGAaatgcaacagcaacagcaacagcaaagGCCCCATAAAGACAACATTGCAGGCGGCTTTACATTGATCCGTTTAACGATTGACAAACGCGGCGATCTCTTTTCGGGAAGTAAGAGTtaa